Below is a window of Deinococcus aerophilus DNA.
GATAACTACGGCCGACCGTTGCCGGACAGCGAGCGCTTGGGGCCTTTAGGTCGCTTCTTACGCTCTTCTTCGTTGGATGAACTGCCCGAATTATTTAATGTTTTACGCGGAGACATGAGCCTAGTGGGTCCACGCCCACTGCTAATGGAATATCTAGAACGCTATACCCCTGGACAGGCACGACGGCACGAGGTCCGGCCGGGCATCACCGGTTGGGCACAAGTTAACGGTCGAAATGCCATTTCATGGGATGAGAAGTTCAGACTGGACGTGTGGTACGTTGACAATCACACTGTTGCGCTAGATATAAAAATTCTGTGGCTAACCGTGAAAAAGGTGTTTAAACGGGAAGGCATCAGCGCAGAAGGAGAGGCGACTATGTCAAAGTTTGAGGGCCGTCCTCGAAGCGACGTATG
It encodes the following:
- a CDS encoding sugar transferase yields the protein MIKTILDKVLAAMLFVALLPLWIILSIIIYKKLGTPVLFSQKRPGLRGKPFTMYKFRTMSNAVDNYGRPLPDSERLGPLGRFLRSSSLDELPELFNVLRGDMSLVGPRPLLMEYLERYTPGQARRHEVRPGITGWAQVNGRNAISWDEKFRLDVWYVDNHTVALDIKILWLTVKKVFKREGISAEGEATMSKFEGRPRSDV